From Pantoea vagans:
AAAGCGCAGTTCGACCCGGGTGCCGCGTTGCTGAGTATGGATAGTCAGATTGCCACTCAGGCGCTGGGCACGCTCTGTCATAATCGTCAGGCCGTAATGGCCCGCGGGTTCGTCAGTGCTGTTCATTCCCACCCCGTCATCCGTAATTGTCAGTAAGTGCTCACCTTGTTCGCTATGCTGATAATCCACCCGAATCACCTGCGCGCTGGCGTGACGAATGGCATTCAGCAGCGCCTCACGGGCGATCTGCAACACATGCACCTGCTGTTGTGCCTCCAGACTCTGCAGGCCTGTCTGGTAGTTAAAGTGTATCTCTGCGCCGCTCTTCTCCTGCAACGAGGCGATCATCGCCTGCATTGCCGCCACCAGATCCGCCTGCTCAATGGTCAGGCGGAAGGTGGTCAGCAGTTCACGCAGCTGACGATAGGCATCGGCCAGCGCCTGATCGAAGTCAGCGATAATCGCGTGGGCGGCGCTGTCATCCTTATCCACAGTGCGGCGCAGCAGGGTCAGCTGAATACGTAAAAACGAGAGCGACTGGGCCAGCGAGTCATGTAATTCCCGGGCAATGGTGGTGCGCTCTTCTATCAGCAGCATCTGCTGATACTGCTGCTGTGCCTGCCAGATCCAGATTGCCCGTCCCAGCATCGCCGCCAGGCTGCGCATCAGCTCATTGGGATGGGTGACGCCAGGCGACTGCCAGCGCAGTTCGCCAATCTGCTGATCGTCCTGTTGTAACGGCAGGCGTTGCCACTCACCGTCAGCCTGAGCATCCCCGGCGCAGAACTGAAACTGGTCGCTGTTCAGCCGGATCGCTGTCAGTTTTTCGCGCGTCAGTACAGTGGTTAACACTGACTCAAACAGTGCCGGGTGCAACGGGCTCGCCGTCAGCATCTGCGAGCTGTCGTAAAGCAGTGACAGCGTGCGATTCGCCTGGGTTAAGTCTTCCGTTTTCGCGCGTACCGTGCTCTCCAGCAGCTGGTAGTGCGAATGCAGACGTGCCGCCATGCCGCTGAAGGCGTGCGACAGTACCCGCAGTTCATTCTGCTGCTCAACGTGCAGCGGCGGAAAAGCAAAATTACCGCTTTCAACGTAGCGACTGGCCGTGACCAGCGCATTGAGTGGCCGCACCACGTGAAGCCGGGTAAAGCGAATCGTCATCAGTGCCAGCACGACAATCGCGATGACACCCGCCAGGCTGCTGGTCGCCACCAGACGCATTTTCAGCTCGGTATAGCGCTGCAGACCCAGCACAAAGCGATCGATTTCACCGACGTAGATCGGCACCTGCTGCTGGTATGCCACGGTATCACCCTGCTGCAACTGCTGTTGCAGGGAAGGCCAGGCAGCACGCAGTCGCTGATAGCGAGCGCTGACTTCACGTGGTACCCAGGGCCGATCCAGCTTTTGCAGCACCGGGGCATCCAGCGTTTGCTGATAGAGCGCAAAATGATGCGCCAGATTTTGTGGCTGACGGCT
This genomic window contains:
- the narQ gene encoding nitrate/nitrite two-component system sensor histidine kinase NarQ translates to MIVKRSVTQSIAKALSAIVLLSLLTTGLALVTLLSSQRDAEAINLAGSLRMQSYRMAWDASRQPQNLAHHFALYQQTLDAPVLQKLDRPWVPREVSARYQRLRAAWPSLQQQLQQGDTVAYQQQVPIYVGEIDRFVLGLQRYTELKMRLVATSSLAGVIAIVVLALMTIRFTRLHVVRPLNALVTASRYVESGNFAFPPLHVEQQNELRVLSHAFSGMAARLHSHYQLLESTVRAKTEDLTQANRTLSLLYDSSQMLTASPLHPALFESVLTTVLTREKLTAIRLNSDQFQFCAGDAQADGEWQRLPLQQDDQQIGELRWQSPGVTHPNELMRSLAAMLGRAIWIWQAQQQYQQMLLIEERTTIARELHDSLAQSLSFLRIQLTLLRRTVDKDDSAAHAIIADFDQALADAYRQLRELLTTFRLTIEQADLVAAMQAMIASLQEKSGAEIHFNYQTGLQSLEAQQQVHVLQIAREALLNAIRHASAQVIRVDYQHSEQGEHLLTITDDGVGMNSTDEPAGHYGLTIMTERAQRLSGNLTIHTQQRGTRVELRFPPQPARSLT